One Carassius gibelio isolate Cgi1373 ecotype wild population from Czech Republic chromosome B18, carGib1.2-hapl.c, whole genome shotgun sequence DNA segment encodes these proteins:
- the LOC127977698 gene encoding cytochrome P450 1A1-like — MPLTVLPILGPISVSESLVAIITICVVYLLMRLTHIKIPEGLQKLPGPKPLPIIGNVLEVGNNPHLSLTAMSKCYGPVFQIQIGMRPVVVLSGNDVIRQALLKQGEEFAGRPDLHSSKFISNGKSLAFSTDQVGVWRARRKLALSALRTFSTVQGESSEYSCALEEHISKEGLYLTERLHSVMKADGSFDPFRHIVVSVANVICGICFGRRYSHDDDELVVLVNISNEFGKVVGNGNPADFIPFLRILPSTSMKKFVDLNARFSKLVKKIVNDHYNNFNKDNIRDITDSLINHCEDRKLDENSNIQVSDEKIVGIVNDLFGAGFDTISTALSWGVVYLVAYPEIQERLQRELKEKIGLDRTPRLSDRTDLPLLEAFVLEIFRHSSFVPFTIPHCTSKDTSLNGYFIPKDTCVFVNQWQVNHDPELWKDPSSFNPDRFLTADGTELNKIEGEKVLIFGLGKRRCIGESIGRAEVFLFLAILLQRLKFSGMPGEMLDLTPEYGLAMKHKPCMLRVTPQPGF; from the exons ATGCCTCTTACAGTTCTTCCCATTTTGGGCCCGATTTCTGTGTCTGAGAGCCTCGTGGCCATCATCACGATATGTGTGGTGTATCTCCTCATGCGCCTCACACATATTAAGATCCCAGAAGGGCTCCAGAAGCTGCCGGGACCGAAGCCTCTTCCCATCATCGGAAATGTTCTGGAAGTGGGAAACAACCCACATCTGAGCCTGACCGCCATGAGTAAGTGCTACGGCCCTGTCTTCCAGATCCAGATCGGGATGCGTCCCGTTGTAGTACTCAGCGGAAACGACGTGATCCGTCAAGCTCTCCTCAAACAGGGCGAGGAGTTCGCCGGACGTCCGGATCTCCACAGCAGCAAGTTCATTAGCAACGGAAAGAGCCTGGCCTTTAGTACGGATCAGGTGGGTGTCTGGCGCGCCCGTCGCAAGCTGGCCCTCAGCGCCCTGCGCACATTTTCCACGGTGCAAGGCGAAAGCTCAGAGTATTCATGTGCCCTTGAGGAGCACATCAGCAAGGAAGGTCTCTATCTGACTGAAAGGCTTCACAGCGTCATGAAGGCCGACGGGAGTTTCGATCCCTTCCGGCACATCGTGGTGTCTGTGGCCAACGTGATCTGCGGGATCTGCTTCGGCCGGCGCTACAGCCACGACGACGACGAGCTGGTGGTCTTGGTCAACATAAGCAACGAGTTCGGGAAGGTCGTGGGAAACGGCAATCCTGCGGACTTCATCCCTTTCTTGCGTATCCTGCCCAGCACGTCAATGAAAAAGTTTGTGGACCTCAACGCTCGCTTCAGCAAGTTGGTGAAGAAGATCGTCAATGACCATTACAACAACTTCAACAAG GATAACATCCGAGACATCACCGATTCGCTCATCAACCACTGCGAAGACCGGAAACTGGACGAGAACTCAAACATCCAAGTGTCCGATGAGAAGATCGTCGGAATCGTCAATGACCTCTTCGGAGCTG GTTTCGACACGATCAGTACGGCTCTGTCTTGGGGTGTCGTCTATCTAGTGGCCTACCCTGAGATCCAGGAGCGACTGCAAAGAGAGCTGA AGGAAAAGATCGGACTGGACCGTACGCCACGTTTGTCAGACAGAACGGACTTGCCGCTTCTCGAGGCCTTCGTTCTGGAGATCTTCCGTCATTCATCCTTCGTTCCTTTCACCATTCCTCACTG TACGTCTAAAGACACGTCGCTCAACGGATATTTCATTCCCAAAGACACCTGTGTGTTTGTAAACCAGTGGCAAGTCAACCATGACCC AGAACTGTGGAAGGATCCTTCGAGCTTCAACCCCGACCGATTCCTCACTGCAGACGGTACAGAACTGAATAAGATTGAAGGAGAGAAGGTGTTGATTTTTGGGCTTGGGAAGCGGCGCTGCATTGGAGAGTCCATCGGACGTGCCGAGGTCTTCCTGTTCCTGGCCATCCTTCTCCAGAGGTTAAAGTTCAGCGGGATGCCGGGAGAAATGCTGGATTTGACGCCAGAGTACGGGCTGGCCATGAAACACAAGCCCTGTATGCTCCGTGTCACGCCACAACCCGGCTTCTGA
- the LOC127977739 gene encoding collagen and calcium-binding EGF domain-containing protein 1 translates to MTRLLRALFGVLCVFLCTSGVNASDEDCPENKILTVEYPCTRAGGQRGRCLRRKCCEGFRFVMGQCVPESLDVCAGSPCEQQCTDNFGRVLCTCFEGFRFDRERQQQHLHPYCIDVDECEESNSSVCEHVCENTPGSFRCRCNDGFTLTPDQRSCAPEHNLSSSSKSETQMSSGWCSLSCQDFINMRSSLLQIRLLLEHTQGSSLSLDNNSHKPAHGKNPESHTSSGPPGPPGERGQKGERGPAGLQGPRGDMGPTGPQPDLQHIKTGRRGPVGRPGAPGKDGQKGDRGFPGARGSPGPPGSFDFLLLMMADIRHDIIELQQRVFGKRRGLSVDTPLLSSGEAELEDWVSGEGELMPNT, encoded by the exons ATGACGCGTCTCCTGCGCGCACTGTTTGGCGTCCTGTGCGTGTTTCTGTGCACGAGCGGCGTGAACGCGtctga TGAGGACTGTCCGGAGAACAAGATCCTGACCGTGGAGTATCCGTGTACGAGAGCTGGAGGTCAGAGAGGTCGCTGTCTCAG GAGGAAGTGCTGTGAAGGCTTCAGGTTTGTGATGGGTCAGTGTGTGCCAGAAA GTCTGGACGTGTGCGCCGGGTCTCCGTGTGAGCAGCAGTGCACGGATAACTTCGGTCGTGTGTTGTGCACGTGTTTCGAGGGTTTCCGCTTCGACCGAGAGCGACAGCAGCAGCACCTGCACCCGTACTGCATCG atgtggATGAGTGTGAGGAATCGAACAGCAGCGTTTGTGAACACGTGTGTGAAAACACTCCGGGAAGTTTCCGCTGCCGCTGTAACGATGGGTTCACACTGACTCCAGATCAGCGCTCGTGTGCTCCTGAACACAAcc tgagctCCTCCAGTAAGTCTGAGACTCAGATGAGCTCTGGATGGTGTTCTCTCAGCTGTCAGGACTTCATCAACATGAGGAGCAGCTTACTGCAGATCAGACTCCTGCTGGAGCAcacacag ggttcGTCTCTCAGTCTGGATAATAACAGCCACAAACCAGCTCACGGGAAAAATCCTGAGAGTCACACCAGCTCTGGACCACCAGGACCtccag GTGAGCGAGGGCAGAAGGGAGAGCGAGGGCCGGCGGGGCTCCAGGGGCCCAGAGGAGACATGGGTCCGACGGGGCCACAGCCGGATCTTCAGCACATAAAGACGGGCAGACGGGGACCGGTG GGACGGCCAGGAGCGCCTGGGAAAGACGGACAGAAG GGTGACAGAGGTTTTCCTGGAGCCAGAGGATCTCCA gggCCTCCAGGGTCCTTTGACTTCCTGTTACTGATGATGGCAGATATCCGTCATGACATCATTGAGCTGCAGCAGCGAGTGTTTGGGAAGAGGCGTGGCCTCTCTGTGGACACACCCCTTCTCTCCAGCGGAGAGGCGGAGCTTGAGGACTGGGTGTCAGGAGAAGGAGAGCTGATGCCGAACACATGA